From a single Gimesia fumaroli genomic region:
- the rpmA gene encoding 50S ribosomal protein L27, with protein MAHKKGQGSSRNGRDSEAQRRGIKKFGGESVLAGNIIARQCGTKWHPGKNVGMGRDYTIFSLVEGKVYFDKEGRRINVEPALN; from the coding sequence ATGGCTCATAAGAAAGGACAAGGGTCCAGCCGTAACGGACGCGATTCAGAAGCACAACGCCGCGGAATTAAAAAATTCGGTGGGGAAAGCGTCTTGGCAGGAAACATTATTGCCCGTCAATGTGGCACCAAATGGCATCCCGGAAAAAATGTTGGTATGGGACGAGACTATACCATCTTTTCTCTGGTTGAAGGCAAGGTTTATTTCGACAAAGAGGGTCGACGTATCAACGTTGAGCCTGCCTTGAACTAA
- a CDS encoding c-type cytochrome produces MRNRVQLICVLTIVLCCIRSLAAEETAAERGYRILTSKAYLPPDFDQAVLADLWKVWPAELRAKAEQASPEERREMIFSYYGIMHRPDSESSPLGYVVTPEQKWVMNCFNCHGGKVAGTVIPGAPNSHVALHTLTEDVSKIKLQQLKKLSHLDLAAVGIPLGTTHGTTNSVIFGVVLDSLRDPDMNFDRTRKVPQLLHHDMDPPAWWNVKRKQKIYADAFMTKNHRVLMQFILIPRNNAQKIKQWEADFEDILAYIESLEAPRYRWPVDESLAHRGKLVFNDHCARCHGTYGENSDYPEKTIAIAELKTDPVRLKSLPPAYRAALNQSWLSRYGKDPVVEDPGGYVAPPLNGVWASAPYFHNGSVPTLWHVLHPEARPKIWKRTENGYDKQKVGLEISTFPKLPDNLSIMQKRSYFDTSQFGKAASGHDYPNALDPTEKQAVLEYLKTL; encoded by the coding sequence ATGCGAAATCGAGTTCAGTTGATCTGTGTTTTGACGATAGTGCTGTGTTGTATCCGCTCACTGGCGGCGGAAGAAACGGCAGCCGAACGCGGTTATCGTATTTTGACATCAAAAGCCTATCTGCCGCCTGATTTTGATCAGGCCGTGTTGGCAGATCTCTGGAAAGTCTGGCCTGCAGAACTGCGCGCCAAAGCAGAACAGGCGTCGCCTGAAGAACGGCGTGAAATGATCTTCTCGTATTATGGGATCATGCATCGGCCTGACTCGGAATCGTCTCCACTGGGATATGTAGTCACTCCAGAGCAGAAATGGGTCATGAACTGTTTCAACTGTCATGGTGGAAAAGTAGCAGGAACTGTGATTCCGGGCGCCCCCAACAGCCATGTTGCTTTGCATACATTGACGGAAGATGTGAGTAAGATTAAGTTACAGCAGTTGAAAAAATTGAGTCATCTGGATCTGGCAGCAGTGGGTATTCCTCTGGGGACGACGCATGGAACCACCAATTCGGTAATCTTTGGCGTAGTTCTTGATTCACTCCGTGATCCCGATATGAATTTTGATCGCACCCGCAAAGTCCCCCAGTTATTGCATCATGACATGGATCCACCGGCGTGGTGGAATGTGAAGCGGAAGCAGAAAATTTATGCCGACGCATTCATGACCAAGAACCACCGCGTCTTAATGCAGTTCATTCTCATTCCCCGCAACAACGCGCAGAAGATCAAGCAGTGGGAAGCCGACTTTGAAGACATTCTGGCGTACATCGAATCATTAGAAGCCCCCCGCTATCGCTGGCCCGTTGATGAATCGCTGGCGCACCGGGGCAAGCTGGTATTCAATGATCATTGTGCACGCTGTCATGGTACCTATGGAGAAAACTCTGACTATCCTGAGAAAACAATCGCAATTGCGGAACTGAAAACAGACCCAGTGCGGTTGAAATCGCTGCCGCCTGCTTATCGAGCCGCCTTGAATCAGAGTTGGCTCTCGCGGTATGGAAAAGATCCGGTCGTCGAAGATCCGGGCGGCTATGTGGCGCCCCCGTTGAACGGCGTCTGGGCGTCTGCTCCCTATTTTCATAATGGGTCGGTGCCGACGTTGTGGCATGTGCTGCATCCGGAAGCACGACCCAAAATCTGGAAGCGTACCGAAAACGGCTACGATAAACAGAAAGTCGGTCTGGAAATTTCAACGTTTCCCAAGTTGCCAGACAACTTATCCATCATGCAAAAGCGAAGCTATTTTGATACTTCGCAGTTTGGCAAAGCAGCGAGTGGCCATGACTACCCCAATGCGCTCGATCCGACTGAGAAACAGGCTGTGCTCGAATATTTGAAAACACTCTGA
- a CDS encoding S1C family serine protease yields the protein MKYIIGCFFSAVLGGLLVTSFESPSSIWITSSEAQVGVKPNGPRIIPPTPLDSTPSKPAAQKTEQTLSPPLFNERGLSPEEEINVSVYEKLNKSVVHITTKGTKTDGFFLLEYDTEGAGSGAIIDKAGHILTNYHVIENAQQVNVTLFNGQSYTATFVGADPINDIAVIKIEEAPQTLQPVTMGDSSRLKVGQRVFAIGNPFGLERTMTCGIISSLNRSLKLRGNRTIKSIIQIDAAVNPGNSGGPLLNSHGQLIGINTAIASSTGQSSGVGFAIPSNLVARVVPQLLTHGHMIHPEIGIQRVYETEQGLLVAKLTPEGPAEKAGLRGPKIERQRRGLIVIERVDRTAADLIVAVDGNQIKTAADFLDYIESKKPGDTVIVTVLRGKEQTPTKVSVTLTASHPQRK from the coding sequence ATGAAATACATTATCGGTTGTTTTTTCTCAGCAGTGCTAGGCGGCTTGCTTGTCACTTCCTTTGAATCACCATCTTCGATCTGGATTACCTCCTCTGAAGCACAAGTCGGAGTGAAACCAAACGGGCCACGGATTATCCCTCCCACACCGCTGGACTCCACCCCGTCGAAGCCGGCAGCCCAAAAAACAGAACAGACTCTCTCGCCCCCATTATTCAACGAACGTGGGCTGTCACCTGAAGAAGAAATCAACGTTAGCGTCTACGAAAAATTAAACAAGAGCGTCGTTCATATCACGACCAAAGGCACAAAAACAGATGGCTTCTTCTTACTCGAATACGACACGGAAGGAGCGGGCTCTGGCGCTATCATAGATAAAGCAGGGCATATATTAACCAACTATCATGTCATCGAAAACGCACAACAAGTGAACGTGACGCTATTCAACGGTCAGTCTTACACAGCAACGTTTGTTGGCGCGGATCCAATTAATGATATTGCTGTCATCAAAATCGAAGAGGCCCCTCAAACACTGCAGCCCGTAACAATGGGAGACTCCAGTCGGCTCAAAGTGGGCCAGCGGGTCTTTGCGATCGGAAACCCGTTCGGGCTGGAACGCACCATGACCTGTGGCATTATTTCCAGTTTGAACCGTTCTCTGAAACTGCGTGGCAATCGCACGATTAAATCAATCATTCAAATCGATGCCGCGGTCAATCCCGGTAACTCGGGAGGCCCCTTATTGAACTCGCATGGCCAGTTAATCGGTATCAACACGGCGATCGCCAGCAGCACCGGCCAAAGCTCTGGTGTCGGGTTTGCGATCCCTTCCAACCTGGTGGCCCGCGTTGTTCCCCAACTTCTCACACACGGCCATATGATCCATCCGGAAATTGGTATTCAACGCGTGTATGAAACCGAACAGGGTTTACTTGTCGCCAAGTTAACTCCGGAAGGCCCCGCCGAAAAAGCAGGATTACGAGGTCCTAAAATTGAGCGGCAGAGAAGGGGATTGATTGTGATCGAACGCGTGGACCGAACAGCCGCGGACTTAATTGTAGCCGTAGACGGAAACCAGATCAAAACGGCTGCCGACTTTCTGGACTACATCGAAAGCAAAAAACCAGGAGACACCGTAATCGTGACCGTACTACGAGGCAAAGAACAAACACCAACCAAAGTCTCTGTAACATTGACGGCCAGCCATCCACAACGAAAATAA
- the nadA gene encoding quinolinate synthase NadA yields the protein MSLPTIDNNEEVYEDPLDLMDEIDALKKEKDATLLAHFYIDGDIQEIADFTGDSLKLARDAVKVETSTIVFSGVHFMAESTKILSPEKKVLLPDLNAGCSLADSCQYGDLLQFQEKLRAEGRDFETVAYINTTAKVKSLCDWIVTSGNAREIIDRVPKDKEILFVPDQHLGRYLQEVSGRNMILWPGSCMVHEIFSVQDLLRAKKNNPGSIVLAHPECPHRILEVSDFIGGTEKLRQYVMSIKEPGTFLVATEANMIHPLHKSAPQHTFIPVPGIMSSTGETCACNRCPHMALNTLQKVRDCLKYGKPEIEWQPYFDKAKDVLERSLLQ from the coding sequence ATGTCATTGCCAACAATCGATAACAATGAAGAAGTCTATGAAGATCCACTCGATCTGATGGACGAAATTGACGCCCTCAAAAAAGAAAAAGATGCGACGCTACTGGCTCACTTCTACATTGATGGCGATATCCAGGAAATTGCGGATTTCACAGGTGACAGCCTGAAACTGGCCCGGGACGCCGTGAAAGTGGAGACATCGACAATTGTCTTCTCTGGCGTACATTTTATGGCTGAATCAACCAAGATTCTGAGCCCGGAAAAGAAGGTGCTTCTGCCAGACCTGAATGCCGGCTGTTCTCTGGCTGACAGTTGTCAATACGGAGACCTGCTCCAGTTCCAGGAAAAACTGCGGGCGGAAGGACGCGATTTCGAAACCGTCGCCTACATTAACACGACAGCCAAAGTCAAAAGTCTCTGCGACTGGATTGTGACCAGTGGCAATGCACGGGAAATTATCGACCGCGTTCCTAAAGACAAAGAAATTCTGTTTGTTCCCGATCAGCACCTGGGACGTTACCTGCAGGAAGTATCAGGGCGTAATATGATCCTCTGGCCCGGCTCCTGCATGGTCCACGAGATCTTCAGCGTGCAGGATCTTCTGCGTGCCAAAAAGAACAATCCTGGTTCGATCGTATTAGCACACCCCGAATGTCCGCATCGTATTCTGGAAGTCTCTGATTTCATCGGCGGTACGGAAAAGCTGCGACAATACGTCATGTCCATCAAAGAGCCGGGAACTTTTCTGGTTGCCACCGAAGCAAATATGATCCACCCGCTGCACAAGTCAGCGCCTCAACATACGTTTATTCCAGTTCCGGGAATCATGTCTTCCACCGGTGAAACCTGTGCCTGCAATCGCTGTCCGCATATGGCCCTCAATACACTGCAGAAGGTCCGTGACTGCCTGAAATACGGTAAGCCAGAAATTGAATGGCAGCCATATTTCGATAAAGCAAAAGACGTGCTCGAACGTAGCCTGCTACAGTAG
- a CDS encoding 6-phosphofructokinase yields MRRIALLTAGGDTPALNATIFGAVERANELRVQVVGIIKGFGGLLDPNVPHLRLNPLYSTIPELDPRCGGTILGSSRTYIDDSHAGELQLVKKRLDQLGIEGLICIGGDGTLNGMQPISQFMPCVLAPKTIDNDLGLNYLDEPNEWVREVDPESKKEKFRKLPSKQDLDLEDIVNFATPGYATAVYVCVQGVQRIRTTAESHRRIAIVEVMGRESGYLALGAAYGQPDIILIPEIPLDYERFERRVRDLYDAQKNVVIVIGEGLRDQDGKRLGDISQSVDPAGNIIFSGAAEVLQNMLVDSMGDHYFVSRKRHEQAAAATFTRKIGHTQRGGRPIRFDRYYATQLGGKAVDLLVQRQNNYVAILQWNEQQGFHVSSINGNALRDSWRGIHPRLLHPSFYDEHRYQPSKLGVNYLSRIFDNAIGSDDLEILREDLFDTGHLKSRYQSVNVGIHKHIRYLSSGNEEGPIDPF; encoded by the coding sequence ATGCGTCGGATTGCCCTCTTAACAGCAGGTGGAGATACACCGGCTCTGAATGCGACCATTTTTGGAGCCGTCGAGCGAGCAAATGAACTTCGGGTACAGGTCGTCGGGATCATCAAAGGGTTTGGCGGTTTACTCGACCCGAATGTGCCCCATCTTCGACTCAACCCCTTGTATTCGACGATTCCCGAACTTGATCCACGTTGCGGCGGAACAATTCTTGGCTCTTCCCGAACCTATATTGATGATTCTCATGCAGGAGAATTGCAGCTCGTCAAGAAGCGTCTTGATCAATTAGGCATCGAAGGTTTGATCTGTATTGGCGGTGATGGCACTCTGAACGGGATGCAGCCCATTTCGCAGTTCATGCCGTGTGTGCTGGCGCCGAAAACAATCGACAACGATCTGGGTTTGAACTATCTGGACGAGCCGAACGAATGGGTACGTGAAGTCGATCCGGAAAGTAAAAAGGAAAAATTTCGGAAGCTTCCGAGCAAGCAGGATCTGGATCTGGAAGATATCGTGAACTTCGCGACTCCGGGATACGCCACAGCAGTCTATGTCTGCGTCCAGGGCGTTCAACGCATTCGAACCACGGCGGAAAGCCATCGCCGGATTGCCATTGTCGAAGTGATGGGAAGAGAGTCAGGCTATCTTGCATTGGGAGCCGCCTATGGTCAACCCGATATTATTCTGATCCCGGAAATTCCCTTAGATTATGAACGGTTTGAACGCCGCGTGCGCGACCTCTATGATGCACAGAAAAATGTCGTGATTGTGATCGGCGAAGGGCTACGTGATCAGGATGGAAAGCGGTTAGGTGATATTTCCCAGAGTGTTGACCCGGCAGGGAATATCATTTTCAGCGGGGCTGCGGAAGTGCTCCAGAATATGCTCGTGGATTCGATGGGCGACCATTATTTTGTTTCACGTAAGCGGCATGAACAGGCTGCGGCAGCTACCTTCACACGTAAAATCGGTCATACACAACGTGGCGGGCGGCCGATTCGCTTTGATCGATATTATGCAACACAACTGGGGGGAAAGGCCGTTGATCTGCTCGTCCAGCGTCAAAACAACTATGTGGCCATTCTACAGTGGAATGAACAACAGGGGTTTCATGTCAGTTCGATTAATGGAAACGCCCTTAGAGACTCCTGGCGCGGAATTCATCCACGCTTGTTACATCCTTCTTTTTATGACGAACACCGATATCAACCTTCGAAACTGGGGGTCAACTATCTTTCCAGGATCTTTGACAATGCCATTGGTTCAGACGATCTGGAAATCTTACGGGAAGATCTGTTTGATACCGGGCATTTGAAATCCCGGTATCAAAGTGTCAACGTCGGTATCCACAAGCATATTCGATATCTGAGTTCGGGGAACGAAGAAGGCCCGATTGATCCTTTTTAA
- a CDS encoding CPBP family intramembrane glutamic endopeptidase: MFGVFGAHFAGIMLFIVGAFIYLMLTTDLGQNAATIQKQLTQFFESHPLEMAGVEQGVFVFIAMAAIGLRLNKGVLAKVNLQPFALSTGLLLFICVLPLSMLSGEFYRIAFDAWSSFTEQIPLLKQFNEMQTMEMVKQMAENSPLWALVLVIAVFPAIGEEIIFRGVIGRGLLARWGLIPGILITSIMFGLVHAHPAHVVAVIPLGMFMHFVYYVTRSFWAPILVHFLNNAFAVTMAKMISELPENAAKLGDETQAVHPMITLAAALFITVVCVYLWKTRARYVTRAGNEWTPGYVSNEQPPEGHGITLERKSASLAYFPGIALLYLMFLATMGMFGLQ; this comes from the coding sequence ATGTTTGGAGTCTTTGGCGCCCATTTCGCGGGCATCATGCTGTTTATTGTCGGTGCGTTCATTTACTTAATGTTGACGACCGATCTGGGACAGAACGCCGCCACTATTCAAAAACAACTGACTCAGTTTTTCGAAAGTCACCCTTTAGAGATGGCGGGAGTCGAGCAGGGGGTGTTTGTCTTCATCGCCATGGCTGCGATTGGACTCCGTCTGAACAAAGGGGTTTTAGCAAAAGTCAATTTACAACCCTTTGCACTCTCGACGGGTCTGCTTCTCTTCATTTGTGTCTTACCACTTTCTATGCTTTCGGGGGAATTTTACCGTATCGCCTTCGATGCATGGAGCTCGTTCACAGAGCAGATCCCCTTGTTGAAACAGTTCAACGAGATGCAAACAATGGAAATGGTCAAGCAGATGGCCGAAAACAGTCCTCTCTGGGCACTGGTTCTGGTCATCGCCGTCTTTCCTGCGATCGGTGAAGAGATCATCTTTCGCGGCGTGATCGGTCGCGGACTGTTGGCGCGCTGGGGACTGATCCCCGGGATTCTGATCACGTCGATTATGTTTGGTCTCGTGCATGCACACCCGGCGCATGTCGTCGCCGTTATTCCCTTAGGCATGTTTATGCACTTTGTGTACTACGTCACCCGGAGTTTCTGGGCACCGATTCTGGTCCATTTCCTGAACAATGCATTCGCCGTCACCATGGCCAAAATGATCAGTGAGCTTCCGGAAAATGCGGCCAAACTTGGCGATGAAACACAGGCCGTCCACCCGATGATTACCCTGGCAGCAGCACTGTTTATTACCGTCGTCTGCGTGTACTTATGGAAGACACGAGCTAGATACGTCACACGGGCTGGTAACGAATGGACTCCCGGTTACGTCTCCAACGAACAACCACCAGAGGGTCATGGCATTACGCTCGAGCGAAAGTCGGCATCGCTGGCATATTTTCCTGGTATTGCTCTGCTCTATCTGATGTTCCTGGCGACGATGGGCATGTTTGGACTGCAATAA
- a CDS encoding serine/threonine protein kinase, whose protein sequence is MLPDQDLEADTADPNCQLQYCANCNSTFFQEAGVENCPVCGAKADGVAISNLEETIVTHDLADRLPQQLSSECDQDDPISGTDLHVYQCESMIGRGGMGMVYLATHRDLGRRCALKILMPRLAERDPDYVRRFLHEGRAVATLSHPNIVTAHAIGEERGYRFLEMELIAGRALGRVVREDGPLSALHATSLIAQVASGLGTAHAKGIIHQDLKLENILLTSSGVPKIADFGLAKRISAEESASAQQYLAGTPNYMAPELFQGSPATATSDVYSLGVCFFVLLTGQLPHRGENFNSLIQAVTSQPAPSVRDLCPKIPLEISECVSLMLDKSPANRFQNGFMAALYLNAILGQAQNIEVMLHEAFGENQSVSWIRDGSRYILEVRQAAKRKQTVFIEPSNHQMHERLLLIYSTCCDAQPEYYEEALRLNAEISHGGISIREVNGKSKFVMVDTFPRSTVDAEDIRKSVMAVAHHADEIEHQLTGHDLH, encoded by the coding sequence ATGTTACCAGATCAAGATCTTGAAGCAGATACAGCCGACCCTAATTGCCAGTTGCAATACTGCGCCAACTGTAATTCCACCTTCTTTCAGGAAGCAGGTGTCGAAAACTGTCCCGTGTGTGGCGCCAAAGCCGACGGCGTGGCGATTTCCAATTTAGAGGAAACCATCGTCACTCATGATCTGGCAGACCGACTTCCGCAGCAACTGTCATCGGAGTGCGATCAGGACGATCCGATTTCTGGGACCGACCTGCATGTTTATCAATGCGAATCGATGATCGGCCGTGGCGGAATGGGAATGGTGTATCTGGCAACGCACCGTGATCTGGGAAGGCGTTGTGCTTTGAAAATCCTCATGCCGCGCCTGGCCGAACGAGATCCCGATTATGTCCGACGATTTTTACATGAAGGTCGCGCCGTTGCGACTTTGAGCCATCCCAATATTGTGACAGCACATGCGATCGGGGAAGAACGGGGCTATCGTTTTCTGGAAATGGAACTGATTGCGGGCCGGGCGTTAGGCCGTGTGGTGCGCGAAGATGGACCTTTGAGTGCCCTGCATGCCACGTCGTTGATTGCCCAGGTGGCTTCTGGCCTGGGGACGGCACATGCCAAAGGAATCATTCATCAGGATCTGAAGCTGGAAAATATCCTGTTAACCAGTTCCGGCGTCCCTAAGATCGCCGATTTCGGACTTGCGAAACGGATTTCCGCTGAAGAGAGTGCTTCAGCTCAGCAGTATCTGGCGGGAACTCCCAATTATATGGCTCCCGAGTTATTTCAAGGAAGCCCGGCCACCGCGACCTCCGATGTCTACTCGCTGGGAGTCTGCTTTTTTGTGTTATTAACCGGACAACTTCCCCATCGTGGTGAAAATTTTAATTCACTGATTCAGGCCGTGACATCTCAGCCTGCACCGAGCGTGCGTGATTTATGTCCCAAGATTCCACTGGAAATCTCAGAATGTGTTTCGCTCATGTTAGATAAGAGCCCCGCTAATCGATTTCAAAATGGCTTTATGGCGGCACTCTATCTGAACGCCATTCTGGGACAGGCTCAAAATATTGAGGTCATGCTGCATGAGGCATTTGGCGAGAATCAGAGCGTTTCCTGGATCCGAGATGGTTCGCGGTACATCTTAGAAGTCAGACAGGCTGCGAAACGAAAGCAGACAGTTTTCATCGAGCCCAGCAATCATCAAATGCATGAGCGGCTCCTGCTGATTTACAGCACCTGTTGTGATGCGCAACCCGAATACTATGAAGAAGCACTCAGGTTGAATGCGGAAATATCCCACGGCGGGATTTCCATTCGTGAAGTCAACGGCAAATCCAAGTTTGTGATGGTTGATACGTTCCCCCGCTCGACTGTGGATGCAGAAGACATTCGCAAGAGTGTCATGGCTGTCGCACACCACGCTGATGAAATCGAACATCAGCTCACCGGTCATGACTTACATTAA
- a CDS encoding PIG-L deacetylase family protein, producing the protein MADQSLRILVFGAHPDDCDIKAGGTAALYQQAGHTVKFVSVTNGESGHQRLSGPELADIRRAEAAAAGKSLGVEYEVLQNRDGYLQPTIEARFEIIRLIRTFQPDLILTHRPNDYHPDHRYTSQLVCDAAYMVTVPPIVPEVPALRTNPVIAYLSDHFTRPYPFSPTVVADVEPVWDRLVDALDSHRSQFYDWLPYNHFYEEEVPADESQRKAWLSEKMKARIAPLADRYRDLIIQTYGEKRGNEIQLIEAFEPCEYGSPLTEENTKTLFPFLP; encoded by the coding sequence ATGGCAGATCAATCATTGCGAATCCTGGTTTTTGGCGCTCACCCTGATGATTGTGACATCAAGGCGGGGGGGACAGCTGCCTTATATCAACAAGCCGGGCACACGGTGAAATTTGTCAGTGTCACGAATGGTGAATCGGGCCATCAGCGCCTTTCCGGGCCTGAACTGGCGGACATCCGTCGTGCAGAAGCGGCTGCCGCTGGGAAATCACTGGGAGTTGAATACGAAGTACTCCAAAACCGGGACGGGTATCTGCAGCCTACCATTGAAGCACGATTTGAAATCATTCGGCTGATCCGCACGTTTCAGCCTGATCTGATTTTGACACATCGTCCCAATGATTATCATCCCGATCACCGGTATACCTCACAGCTGGTATGTGATGCAGCTTATATGGTCACGGTGCCTCCCATCGTTCCTGAGGTTCCCGCACTGCGAACGAACCCCGTGATTGCCTATTTGTCCGATCATTTTACGCGCCCCTACCCCTTCTCTCCCACCGTGGTGGCCGATGTTGAACCGGTCTGGGATCGACTGGTGGATGCGCTCGACAGCCATCGTTCCCAGTTTTACGACTGGCTGCCTTATAATCATTTCTATGAAGAGGAAGTGCCAGCCGACGAGTCACAACGTAAAGCCTGGCTCAGCGAAAAAATGAAGGCCCGCATTGCTCCTCTGGCCGACCGCTATCGTGATTTGATTATTCAAACCTACGGTGAAAAACGAGGCAACGAAATTCAATTGATCGAAGCATTTGAGCCTTGTGAATACGGCTCACCATTAACAGAAGAAAACACCAAAACGTTATTTCCATTCCTACCCTGA